The proteins below are encoded in one region of Neoasaia chiangmaiensis:
- a CDS encoding beta-N-acetylhexosaminidase, whose amino-acid sequence MKRTRYAMFLSCAAMALMLGGASPARAAPDLMPMPQSATFDGGGVPLAGGMQVVWDSGKPTPLLKRALARFQTRLNQLTGPSAAGGAPLALHIRVGRDPEYLTVHEHEHYTLNAGADGVTLTANGPAGVLRGLATLLQLVQHTPQGVTLADAHIDDAPRFVWRGLMLDVSRHFVSVETVKRQLDAMELTKLNVLHWHLSDGTGFRVESHRYPKLQEIGGHHQYYTQAQIREIVAYAADRGIRIVPEFDIPGHALSVLQAYPELAAQQPVPLTKEWLKTCQTAFSGGGSTTSCSQHLNLNNPAFDPTRPDVLRFAAGLYAEMGALFPDRYFHSGGDEVVSKQWTTNPKIAAYMKAHGYADAPALQAAFTAEVEKVLAHQGKIMMGWDEVSEAPIPKDVVVEAWRGSKWIGSATRAGHPVVVSSGYYLDLLRPAAEHYAVDPFDVQADGLSPEEGAKARVKAGPMIDAFTLDPNEPPLDDAQKKLVLGGEAPLWSEIVSDEMTDARLWPRSIAIAERYWSPESVRDVADMERRLPTIQAELEATGLEASRNRARMVARMTPDNIEPLTVLTDATVPVQNYAMNRLANNGDEMLDAPGAIAQPDSFSAMAFNRLASRYAAGDLSVAAPLRAMLNVYAANASAYQVVATTPQLQAAIPVSQQLSALALTGLEAMEKGHHNKAWRVKAAQQIAQQQAVFAACATHVASLKSTLPPSGLMIAILPGIEALVNASK is encoded by the coding sequence ATGAAACGAACCCGATATGCAATGTTCCTGTCCTGCGCCGCAATGGCGCTGATGCTGGGAGGGGCGAGTCCGGCGCGCGCGGCGCCGGATCTGATGCCAATGCCGCAATCCGCGACGTTCGACGGCGGTGGTGTGCCCCTTGCGGGAGGTATGCAGGTCGTATGGGACAGTGGAAAGCCCACGCCGCTCCTGAAACGCGCGCTCGCCCGTTTTCAGACGCGGTTGAACCAACTGACGGGCCCATCGGCTGCGGGCGGCGCGCCGCTGGCGTTGCATATTCGCGTTGGACGGGACCCGGAATACCTCACCGTTCACGAACATGAACATTACACGCTGAACGCCGGCGCGGATGGCGTGACGCTGACGGCGAACGGACCGGCGGGTGTTCTTCGTGGTCTGGCAACGCTGCTGCAACTGGTGCAGCACACGCCGCAGGGCGTAACTCTGGCCGATGCCCATATTGATGATGCGCCACGTTTCGTCTGGCGTGGGCTGATGCTCGACGTGTCGCGCCACTTCGTGTCGGTCGAGACCGTCAAGCGCCAGCTGGACGCGATGGAACTGACAAAGCTCAACGTGCTGCATTGGCACCTAAGCGACGGCACCGGTTTCCGTGTCGAGAGCCACCGCTACCCGAAGCTTCAGGAAATCGGCGGTCATCATCAGTATTACACCCAGGCGCAGATTCGCGAGATCGTCGCTTATGCGGCGGATCGTGGCATCCGTATCGTGCCGGAGTTCGACATTCCGGGGCATGCCTTGTCGGTTCTGCAAGCCTATCCGGAACTGGCGGCGCAGCAACCGGTTCCCTTGACGAAGGAATGGTTGAAGACCTGCCAGACGGCGTTCAGTGGCGGAGGTTCGACCACAAGCTGTTCGCAACATCTCAACCTCAACAATCCAGCGTTCGACCCGACGCGGCCGGATGTCCTGCGTTTTGCCGCAGGTCTCTACGCCGAGATGGGAGCGCTCTTCCCCGACCGTTATTTCCACTCGGGTGGAGATGAGGTGGTGTCGAAGCAATGGACGACCAATCCGAAGATCGCCGCGTACATGAAGGCGCACGGTTATGCGGACGCGCCGGCGTTGCAGGCGGCGTTCACGGCGGAGGTCGAGAAGGTTCTCGCCCATCAGGGCAAGATCATGATGGGCTGGGATGAGGTCAGCGAAGCGCCGATTCCCAAGGATGTGGTCGTGGAAGCCTGGCGTGGATCGAAATGGATCGGTTCCGCAACACGGGCCGGTCATCCGGTGGTCGTTTCGTCGGGTTATTATCTGGATCTGCTGCGTCCGGCGGCGGAGCATTATGCCGTCGACCCGTTCGATGTGCAGGCGGATGGTCTGTCACCGGAAGAGGGCGCGAAGGCCCGCGTAAAAGCCGGTCCGATGATCGATGCGTTCACGCTCGACCCGAATGAACCGCCGCTGGACGACGCGCAGAAGAAACTGGTGCTGGGTGGCGAGGCACCGTTGTGGAGTGAGATCGTCTCGGACGAGATGACGGATGCGCGCCTGTGGCCACGTTCGATCGCCATTGCCGAACGCTACTGGTCGCCGGAAAGCGTGCGGGACGTGGCGGATATGGAACGTCGTTTGCCGACCATTCAGGCGGAACTGGAAGCGACCGGGCTTGAGGCATCGCGCAATCGGGCGCGCATGGTGGCGCGTATGACGCCGGACAATATCGAGCCGCTGACGGTACTGACGGATGCGACCGTTCCGGTGCAGAATTACGCCATGAATCGCCTGGCGAACAATGGCGACGAGATGCTGGATGCGCCGGGCGCGATCGCTCAGCCGGACAGTTTCTCCGCCATGGCGTTCAATCGTCTGGCGTCGCGTTACGCGGCCGGCGACCTGAGCGTTGCGGCCCCCTTGCGCGCGATGCTGAATGTTTATGCCGCGAATGCCAGCGCGTATCAGGTCGTGGCCACGACACCGCAACTTCAGGCGGCCATACCGGTCTCGCAGCAGCTTTCGGCTCTGGCGCTGACGGGTCTGGAGGCGATGGAGAAGGGACACCACAACAAGGCATGGCGCGTGAAAGCTGCGCAACAGATCGCGCAGCAACAGGCGGTGTTCGCGGCTTGCGCGACCCATGTCGCATCGCTGAAAAGCACGCTGCCGCCAAGCGGCCTGATGATCGCGATTCTACCGGGTATCGAGGCGCTGGTGAACGCCTCGAAGTAA